In Candidatus Hydrogenedentota bacterium, the following proteins share a genomic window:
- a CDS encoding PKD domain-containing protein: protein MSKAHYIKHAILLVAVIVVLAGCQETVLKPAPQFSVNRNTGDAPLKVLFEDTSDGGIAGIYSWNWSFGDGGTSNERSPEYVYKVPGVYTVTLDITTGVGNFRVVKEGLITVTEANDIAVQVENTFVKHDVAVELPAGYSAPILFGIAKDAAPMNLGANQAAKMLSSVFTIRHNQDSPDLFMVDAQGVPTAAQISIPLLNPLDLNAADQKELQLLAQFKDGHVVPIPGKFVNNKFTVSVLRLPQRANYVVVRRSSMNTSQVNTKETGAPLIENPDYGQWTDVFQLYWEQETEQQLSALYRGKMDTESTFTRRNYSASVVADSKKKFADAIKDARKELTKAGIAAPLLVNEDDLSTINFYNMYKDYPVDFVRATDRPYYDLFFGHIVYDTAQLLAVARRNLRVAMVDEDALDFTEYYHPESALFELLIQSTYPRYGIPSITTRGDTIFGLPVPADRNESGEVKVLSFLQGFQDGLALYFGQRNAAYRGRGFGDNEHGLPSFSALFPYSPYVPGYSYANHEVLAWLDGNNVEQDPLILFADCLGRLKQALQQKNRFYTRPLYYREALTVVYETMDKVLRENNSTGYTDFASLYWDFVRDTAYENGWNSIIRPSDTLRPPYTLNEDRFAPDAVVTVVCENAADIIKVTSKTNPALAKIEPMSARAIVVELNPMTTTAEFSPDPAMLYAPNMPQITVYRDGQAGSTMCNYEGSMNDVLIQGLGCLDSDCTNKVILLVANLDYEKTVDIDFSITTQAEISDSDENLLARYLSIVDPKYNYRLESTQNFITEYGCIVYVLKMTSGSWRNAEEAEPNVWQHRLFIIEPANVRENSCLLYLTSLNSDNLILDSDGMELLGKLGAVAVSSRSITALLADIPNQPIEFVDQPGELIEDKLIAYSFDKFMNAYNSGSRDATWPVLLPMTRAAVRAMDTVQDFVATKRGQIRDINNFVVSGTAKTGWAAWLTAAMDERVGALISIAADFVNLDAQMKHQRNAYSSYEKNSDVDRITGGYSSSLADYVGYDIFDRFDSPAGASLLRIVDPYSYRNLLTMPKLLVNSTGDSNFLPDSTRFFINDMQGPTILHVMPNTDYSQIMNLDLEEDSLETIAAFYYDQIKEAAVPDVNITYNDVTREITLDTFGASTPVAGSVTFWYANAPDHRDFRLDTFGSKWKQEVLTAENGVYKATIPLESGYNAGFIQARFQSAEADLDYFFSSQIWVTPDTYPEID, encoded by the coding sequence ATGTCTAAGGCGCACTATATCAAGCATGCGATCTTACTGGTGGCAGTAATTGTGGTGCTGGCAGGTTGTCAGGAGACAGTTCTCAAGCCTGCGCCCCAGTTTAGCGTAAACCGGAATACAGGCGACGCTCCATTGAAGGTGTTGTTTGAAGATACTTCAGATGGAGGTATCGCCGGCATATACTCGTGGAACTGGAGTTTTGGCGATGGCGGCACCAGTAATGAGCGCAGTCCGGAATATGTTTACAAAGTTCCGGGTGTCTATACCGTCACCCTTGACATTACCACCGGTGTCGGTAATTTTCGTGTGGTCAAGGAGGGACTAATTACCGTCACGGAAGCGAACGACATAGCGGTACAAGTCGAAAATACATTTGTCAAACACGATGTCGCGGTTGAATTACCTGCAGGCTATAGCGCCCCCATCCTTTTTGGCATCGCAAAAGATGCCGCGCCCATGAATTTGGGCGCGAATCAAGCGGCAAAGATGCTGTCCTCAGTTTTTACAATCCGACACAACCAAGATTCCCCCGATCTTTTTATGGTAGATGCCCAAGGCGTACCCACTGCAGCGCAGATTTCGATCCCTCTTTTAAATCCCCTTGATCTTAATGCAGCCGATCAAAAAGAATTGCAGCTGCTGGCACAATTTAAAGATGGCCATGTGGTGCCTATACCCGGCAAGTTTGTGAACAACAAATTTACCGTGTCGGTGCTGCGCCTTCCCCAACGGGCAAATTATGTGGTCGTTCGACGTTCCTCCATGAATACGTCGCAGGTGAATACGAAAGAGACGGGTGCGCCCCTTATCGAAAATCCCGACTATGGTCAATGGACGGATGTTTTCCAACTCTATTGGGAGCAGGAGACGGAACAACAGCTCAGCGCTTTATATCGAGGGAAAATGGACACTGAGTCCACTTTTACCCGTCGCAACTATTCCGCTTCTGTCGTAGCGGATTCGAAAAAGAAATTTGCAGACGCCATCAAAGATGCCCGGAAAGAACTCACCAAAGCGGGTATCGCTGCGCCGCTCTTAGTAAACGAAGATGATTTGAGCACCATCAATTTTTACAACATGTACAAGGATTATCCCGTTGACTTTGTTCGTGCCACGGATCGCCCCTATTATGATCTTTTCTTTGGTCATATTGTTTATGACACGGCGCAGTTACTGGCTGTGGCACGACGCAACTTGCGTGTGGCGATGGTGGATGAAGACGCCCTAGATTTCACCGAATACTACCATCCCGAATCGGCCTTGTTTGAGCTCCTGATTCAATCCACCTATCCCCGTTACGGTATTCCCTCAATTACAACCCGAGGCGATACTATTTTCGGACTTCCCGTCCCCGCAGATCGCAATGAATCGGGTGAGGTCAAGGTCCTTTCTTTTCTGCAAGGTTTCCAAGACGGGCTTGCACTGTATTTTGGACAACGTAATGCAGCCTACCGCGGGCGCGGCTTTGGAGATAATGAACACGGGCTCCCCTCTTTCTCAGCCCTCTTTCCTTATAGCCCCTATGTGCCGGGCTACAGCTATGCGAACCATGAAGTCCTCGCTTGGCTCGACGGCAACAACGTAGAACAAGATCCTTTAATTCTCTTTGCCGATTGCCTCGGTCGTTTGAAACAGGCGCTGCAGCAAAAGAATCGCTTCTATACACGCCCTTTATATTATCGTGAGGCGCTCACGGTCGTGTATGAGACCATGGATAAGGTGCTGCGCGAAAACAATTCAACCGGTTACACAGATTTTGCATCTTTGTATTGGGACTTCGTACGGGATACGGCGTATGAAAATGGATGGAATTCCATTATTCGGCCGAGTGACACCTTGCGGCCTCCTTATACCCTTAACGAGGATCGCTTTGCGCCTGATGCTGTGGTGACCGTGGTCTGCGAAAATGCGGCGGATATCATCAAAGTGACATCAAAGACCAATCCGGCACTGGCGAAAATTGAACCCATGTCCGCCCGTGCGATTGTAGTTGAATTAAATCCAATGACAACAACGGCGGAGTTTTCTCCTGATCCCGCCATGCTGTATGCGCCGAACATGCCTCAGATTACAGTGTACAGAGATGGACAGGCAGGCTCGACAATGTGTAATTACGAAGGGTCTATGAACGATGTCCTGATACAAGGACTGGGCTGCTTAGATAGTGACTGCACCAACAAGGTCATTTTGTTGGTTGCGAATCTTGATTATGAGAAGACCGTTGACATCGATTTCTCGATTACTACGCAGGCAGAAATTTCTGACAGCGATGAAAACTTGCTGGCACGCTATCTGTCCATTGTTGATCCCAAATATAACTATCGCCTTGAATCGACACAGAATTTTATCACTGAATATGGCTGTATCGTCTATGTATTAAAAATGACTTCCGGTTCGTGGAGAAATGCGGAAGAAGCAGAACCGAATGTGTGGCAACACCGGCTGTTCATTATTGAGCCTGCCAATGTAAGAGAAAATTCCTGTCTGCTCTACTTGACCAGCCTCAATTCTGATAATCTTATTCTTGATTCTGACGGGATGGAGCTCCTCGGTAAATTGGGAGCTGTGGCAGTGAGCAGCCGTTCTATAACCGCCTTACTCGCTGATATTCCCAATCAACCCATTGAATTTGTTGATCAACCCGGAGAGCTGATAGAAGACAAACTGATTGCCTATAGTTTCGATAAGTTTATGAACGCCTATAATTCAGGCAGCCGCGACGCCACCTGGCCCGTGTTGTTGCCCATGACCCGTGCCGCCGTTCGCGCTATGGACACGGTGCAGGATTTCGTCGCCACGAAACGGGGACAGATACGGGATATCAATAATTTCGTCGTGTCCGGTACTGCGAAGACCGGTTGGGCGGCATGGCTGACGGCAGCCATGGATGAGCGGGTGGGCGCATTGATCTCCATTGCCGCCGACTTTGTGAATCTTGATGCGCAGATGAAGCATCAACGCAATGCCTATAGCAGTTACGAGAAAAATTCCGATGTTGATCGGATTACCGGCGGCTATTCGAGTTCACTGGCGGATTATGTGGGCTATGATATTTTCGATCGCTTCGATTCGCCCGCCGGCGCATCGCTGCTCCGTATCGTCGACCCTTATTCGTATCGCAATTTGTTGACCATGCCGAAGCTTTTGGTCAATTCTACGGGAGACAGTAATTTCTTGCCCGATTCGACACGCTTCTTTATCAACGATATGCAGGGACCGACCATCTTGCATGTCATGCCGAATACCGATTACAGTCAGATCATGAATCTTGATCTGGAAGAGGATTCCTTGGAGACCATCGCGGCATTCTACTATGATCAAATTAAAGAGGCCGCCGTGCCGGACGTGAACATTACCTACAATGACGTCACAAGAGAAATTACCTTGGATACTTTTGGCGCATCAACGCCTGTAGCCGGGTCGGTTACGTTCTGGTATGCCAACGCTCCTGATCACCGAGATTTCCGTTTGGATACGTTCGGATCTAAATGGAAACAGGAAGTATTGACTGCTGAAAACGGTGTTTATAAAGCGACCATACCCCTTGAAAGCGGATACAATGCCGGATTCATACAGGCTCGTTTCCAAAGTGCTGAAGCGGATCTGGACTATTTCTTCAGTTCCCAAATTTGGGTAACCCCTGATACGTATCCGGAAATCGATTAA
- the htpG gene encoding molecular chaperone HtpG, producing MSKTSKTYQFKTEARQILDLMIHSVYSNKDIFLRELISNSSDALDKRRFEAVKAPELASGEEAAIHIEFDTKARTLSLADNGIGMSREEVKRFIGTIARSGAQEFIDALRETKEAAALPELIGQFGVGFYSAFMVADKVELCTRRAGEEDATVWTSTGEGSYTLSEGERDEAGTTVTLFLKESDPEDGLKDYATEWEIRQIVKRYSDFVAYPIYLKIERTEKETDAEGKPLPDGEEKTVIKDERLNSMKALWLRDKDEVTEEEFNEFYKHISHDWTDPLLRIQAKMEGVMEYRMLLYIPENAPYDLMMPESLRKMGLHLYIKRIFIMDDCHELLPDYLRFLRGVVDSEDLPLNISRELLQENRQVQRMSKGIVGKILSTLKDLREKDVEKYRQFWTQFGRTFKEGLLMDFENRDNILDLALFDSTESGDTPISLETYLGRMKADQDSIYFITGESKAALLKSPHLEAFRDKGFEVLLLSDAVDELWTSSISEFKEKELQAIGRGDVDLGTESEKEEKRKLRDEKTKEYSALLDALKNLLDEHVKEVRLSGRLSTSPACLVIDSQDLSPQMEKMMRMMGQEAPPVKRILELNPQHPLLERLHDFYTKDTTDEALKPYAELLYGQALLAEGGIVPDPASLSRYIAEIMVQAL from the coding sequence ATGAGTAAAACATCCAAAACCTATCAATTTAAAACGGAAGCGCGGCAGATTCTGGATCTCATGATTCATTCTGTCTACTCCAACAAAGATATCTTTCTGCGCGAATTGATTTCGAATAGCTCGGACGCCCTCGACAAGCGCCGCTTTGAAGCGGTGAAAGCGCCTGAGCTCGCGTCCGGCGAAGAGGCGGCTATTCATATAGAGTTCGATACGAAAGCGCGCACGCTGAGCCTGGCAGATAATGGCATTGGTATGAGCCGCGAAGAAGTCAAGCGTTTTATCGGTACCATTGCCCGATCCGGAGCACAGGAATTTATCGACGCACTCCGTGAAACCAAAGAGGCGGCGGCACTGCCGGAACTCATCGGTCAATTTGGTGTGGGCTTTTATTCCGCTTTCATGGTGGCGGATAAGGTTGAACTGTGCACACGGCGGGCGGGAGAAGAGGACGCTACCGTGTGGACGAGTACCGGCGAGGGAAGCTACACGCTGAGCGAGGGGGAACGCGACGAAGCCGGGACAACGGTTACCTTGTTTTTAAAAGAGTCCGATCCTGAAGATGGTTTAAAGGACTATGCCACGGAATGGGAAATACGCCAGATCGTTAAACGCTACAGTGATTTTGTTGCCTATCCCATTTATTTGAAGATTGAGCGTACCGAAAAGGAGACCGACGCGGAAGGCAAACCCTTGCCCGATGGGGAAGAAAAAACGGTTATCAAAGACGAACGTCTCAATTCGATGAAAGCCTTATGGCTGCGCGACAAAGACGAGGTGACGGAAGAGGAATTCAACGAATTTTATAAACATATCAGCCATGATTGGACTGATCCGCTGCTCCGTATACAGGCGAAAATGGAAGGGGTCATGGAGTATCGGATGTTGCTCTACATACCCGAAAATGCGCCCTATGATTTGATGATGCCCGAGTCCCTTCGAAAGATGGGATTGCATCTGTATATCAAGCGAATTTTTATTATGGACGATTGCCATGAGCTCTTGCCCGACTACCTGCGCTTTCTTCGCGGGGTCGTTGACTCTGAAGATTTACCGCTGAATATTTCACGGGAACTGCTCCAAGAAAACCGACAGGTACAGCGCATGAGCAAAGGTATCGTCGGGAAAATACTGTCCACCTTAAAGGACTTGCGCGAGAAGGATGTGGAGAAGTATCGGCAGTTCTGGACTCAATTCGGGCGCACCTTCAAAGAAGGGCTGTTGATGGATTTTGAAAATAGAGACAATATCCTTGATCTTGCCCTTTTCGACAGTACCGAATCCGGCGATACGCCTATTTCGCTGGAGACTTATCTGGGCCGTATGAAAGCGGATCAGGACAGCATTTATTTCATCACAGGCGAGTCGAAAGCTGCCCTGCTCAAGTCGCCCCATCTTGAAGCATTTCGCGACAAAGGCTTTGAAGTCTTGCTGCTCAGCGATGCTGTTGATGAACTTTGGACTTCTTCCATTTCCGAATTCAAGGAAAAAGAGCTGCAGGCCATTGGCCGTGGAGATGTGGATCTGGGCACGGAATCGGAGAAAGAAGAAAAGCGCAAGTTGCGTGATGAGAAGACGAAAGAATACAGCGCCTTATTGGATGCCCTTAAAAACCTTTTGGACGAGCATGTGAAAGAAGTGCGTCTGTCCGGACGTCTCAGTACTTCCCCTGCTTGCCTGGTTATTGACTCCCAAGATCTCTCGCCTCAAATGGAAAAGATGATGCGGATGATGGGACAGGAAGCACCGCCTGTTAAACGGATTTTGGAACTCAATCCTCAGCATCCCTTATTAGAGCGCCTTCATGATTTTTACACGAAGGACACGACGGACGAAGCCTTAAAGCCCTATGCAGAATTACTCTATGGACAGGCTTTGTTGGCTGAAGGCGGTATTGTACCCGATCCCGCTTCTTTAAGCCGATACATTGCGGAAATTATGGTGCAGGCCTTGTGA
- the thiC gene encoding phosphomethylpyrimidine synthase ThiC produces the protein MPNVERDNGRLGCGSNRHILRRPFPQSQKIYVEGSRGIRVAMRQINLHPTRDAEDTILEENAPVVVYDTSGPYTDPDASIDLEKGLPPLRTPWIKERALDEGTRSCRPMDTHPCPRLRPVFRRKAGSQITQLYYARQGIITEEMEYAAIRENMAWEGVPGKESGSVRGSDTSGKIITPEKIRDEIAAGRAILPANVNHPELEPMVIGRQVSVKINANIGNSALHGSIGEEVEKLIWAIRWGADTVMDLSTGADIYETREQIVRNAPVPVGTVPIYQALEKVEGVPEALSWEIMREVLIEQAEQGVDYFTLHAAALEEHFPLTRSRLTGIVSRGGAIMAARCSAHGQENFLYTHWDEICEILATYDVGVSIGDGLRPGSIHDANDAAQFAELKTQGELTRRAWSYFVQVMNEGPGHVPLHLIEKNMENQLDWCNEAPFYTLGPIPTDVAAGYDHLSSALGGALIAWNGAAMLCYVTPKEHLGLPDKEDVREGVVAHKLAAHAADLAKALPGAHIRDNAMSKARYEFRWADQIALSLDPDRARQLRAQAMPQLLHESDGFCSMCGPDFCSMRLYQRFCPSATGAQEGQQKTNDADSQG, from the coding sequence ATGCCGAACGTGGAACGAGATAATGGACGATTGGGCTGCGGTTCAAATCGCCACATATTGCGCAGACCTTTTCCGCAATCCCAAAAAATATATGTGGAAGGGTCGCGGGGCATTCGTGTCGCCATGCGCCAGATTAATCTGCACCCTACCCGGGATGCAGAAGATACTATTTTGGAAGAGAACGCGCCTGTAGTCGTTTATGACACCTCCGGTCCTTATACCGATCCTGACGCATCTATCGATCTGGAAAAAGGATTGCCCCCACTACGGACTCCTTGGATCAAAGAACGTGCTTTAGATGAGGGTACCCGTTCATGCCGGCCCATGGATACGCATCCTTGTCCGCGGCTGCGCCCTGTCTTCCGACGCAAGGCGGGCAGCCAAATAACCCAGCTCTATTATGCGCGGCAAGGCATTATCACGGAAGAGATGGAGTACGCTGCGATTCGCGAAAATATGGCTTGGGAAGGTGTTCCGGGAAAAGAGTCGGGCTCCGTGCGCGGCTCCGACACGTCGGGAAAAATCATTACACCGGAAAAGATCCGTGATGAGATCGCAGCAGGCCGCGCCATTTTACCGGCGAATGTCAACCATCCCGAATTGGAGCCCATGGTAATCGGGCGTCAGGTTTCCGTAAAAATAAATGCCAATATTGGCAATTCCGCACTCCATGGTTCTATTGGCGAAGAGGTCGAAAAATTGATTTGGGCGATTCGATGGGGAGCGGACACCGTCATGGATCTGAGTACGGGCGCCGATATCTATGAGACACGGGAACAAATAGTGCGCAATGCGCCGGTACCTGTCGGTACCGTACCTATTTATCAGGCTTTGGAGAAAGTGGAGGGTGTGCCTGAGGCGCTGAGCTGGGAGATTATGCGGGAGGTACTGATCGAACAGGCAGAACAAGGCGTGGATTATTTTACCCTTCATGCGGCGGCGCTGGAAGAACATTTCCCCTTGACCCGATCCCGATTAACGGGTATTGTAAGCCGCGGCGGCGCGATCATGGCAGCGCGGTGCAGCGCCCATGGTCAAGAAAATTTCCTGTACACCCATTGGGACGAGATTTGTGAAATACTCGCCACTTATGATGTAGGTGTATCGATAGGCGACGGATTGCGCCCCGGCTCTATTCATGATGCCAATGATGCCGCGCAATTTGCGGAACTGAAAACCCAGGGCGAATTGACGCGCCGCGCTTGGAGCTATTTTGTTCAGGTCATGAATGAAGGACCGGGACATGTGCCGCTTCATCTCATTGAAAAGAATATGGAAAATCAACTGGACTGGTGTAACGAAGCGCCCTTTTATACCTTGGGACCTATCCCCACCGATGTGGCGGCTGGCTATGATCATCTCAGTTCCGCTTTAGGCGGCGCATTGATCGCGTGGAATGGAGCCGCCATGCTTTGCTATGTTACCCCCAAAGAACATCTTGGTTTGCCCGATAAGGAAGATGTACGGGAAGGCGTGGTCGCTCATAAACTGGCGGCTCATGCGGCGGACTTGGCGAAAGCATTGCCGGGCGCACATATTCGCGACAATGCCATGAGCAAAGCACGCTATGAATTTCGATGGGCCGATCAAATCGCCTTGTCGTTGGATCCGGATCGGGCGCGACAGCTGCGCGCCCAAGCCATGCCGCAGCTCCTCCATGAATCGGATGGCTTTTGCTCTATGTGCGGACCGGACTTTTGTTCGATGCGTTTATATCAGCGATTTTGTCCAAGCGCGACCGGTGCGCAAGAAGGACAACAAAAAACGAATGATGCAGATTCACAGGGATGA
- a CDS encoding pyridoxal phosphate-dependent aminotransferase, whose amino-acid sequence MRRSIVHEGATNLKYEIREIVEVARGIRDLGQSITWENIGDPVEKGEMPAQWIRDILHELLETPAVYGYCDTAGVPSTRAFLAETVNRRTDGIQITADDILFFNGIGDAVARVYGFLKREARVLGPSPAYSTHSSAEAAHSGYGHVTYDLDPHNGWLPKVDDIRNKVKYNDSIAGILLLSPDNPTGAVYPREILDEIVAIAQEYKLFMIADEIYIHVTYPGYPRVHMSQWIQDVPGLAMRGISKEFPWPGARCGWIEVLNRKKNDNFNTYVNSLLAAKRLEVCSTTLPQMALPLVYDNGRFNQHLATRAQMFSDRADEAVSYFEGCDSTIVNKPGGAFYLTVMFKEGVLNGHQSLPIEDPKVRERIETLVQGVDPDKRFVYYLMGATGIVVVPLSGFHCKHPGFRVTLLETDPEKRAWIFRSLRESIDAYVSS is encoded by the coding sequence ATGCGACGCAGTATTGTACATGAAGGCGCCACCAATCTAAAATATGAAATTAGAGAAATCGTTGAGGTGGCACGGGGCATCAGAGACTTGGGTCAAAGCATTACCTGGGAAAATATTGGCGACCCCGTCGAAAAAGGGGAAATGCCGGCCCAGTGGATACGGGATATTCTCCATGAACTATTGGAAACGCCCGCTGTCTATGGTTATTGTGACACCGCCGGTGTGCCAAGTACCCGCGCCTTTTTAGCCGAAACCGTAAACCGCCGTACCGACGGTATCCAAATCACGGCCGATGATATTTTGTTTTTCAATGGCATAGGCGACGCCGTGGCGCGTGTCTATGGTTTTCTTAAACGTGAGGCGCGGGTATTAGGCCCGTCCCCAGCGTACAGCACGCACTCATCGGCAGAAGCCGCCCATTCAGGCTACGGCCACGTTACTTATGATCTTGATCCCCATAATGGCTGGCTGCCGAAAGTGGACGACATACGCAACAAAGTGAAATACAACGATTCTATCGCCGGTATTTTACTGTTGAGCCCGGACAATCCTACCGGCGCCGTTTATCCTCGTGAGATTTTGGATGAAATTGTTGCCATTGCCCAAGAATATAAATTGTTCATGATCGCTGATGAGATCTATATTCATGTTACCTATCCGGGCTATCCCCGCGTTCATATGAGCCAATGGATTCAGGATGTTCCCGGCTTGGCGATGCGCGGCATCAGCAAGGAATTCCCGTGGCCGGGCGCGCGCTGCGGCTGGATCGAAGTGTTGAACCGCAAAAAAAATGACAATTTTAACACCTATGTGAACAGTCTGTTGGCGGCGAAGCGCCTTGAAGTATGCTCGACCACCCTTCCCCAAATGGCACTTCCTTTGGTCTATGATAATGGTCGTTTTAACCAACATCTGGCGACGCGCGCACAAATGTTCAGCGATCGTGCTGATGAAGCGGTTTCCTATTTCGAAGGCTGCGATTCTACCATCGTCAACAAGCCCGGAGGTGCTTTCTATCTTACGGTCATGTTCAAAGAAGGGGTGCTGAATGGGCATCAGAGCTTGCCCATCGAAGATCCTAAAGTTCGTGAGCGTATCGAAACATTGGTACAAGGGGTGGATCCCGATAAACGTTTTGTATATTACCTGATGGGCGCGACCGGCATTGTTGTGGTCCCGCTCAGCGGTTTTCATTGCAAGCATCCCGGTTTCCGCGTTACCTTGTTGGAAACGGATCCTGAGAAACGGGCTTGGATTTTTAGAAGCCTGCGCGAGAGTATAGATGCCTATGTGAGCAGCTGA
- a CDS encoding carboxypeptidase M32: MTQSSVFEKLTVHMSDVGNLRAAAAVLEWDQEVYMPVAGAAARGRQLATLHAHTHKLFTHPDVGDMIARARDEGLRNSDEEALVNEIAYQYERASRIPDNFVRRFSKARSTALQAWIQARKEEKYSVFLPHLKTLIALSREKASYLGFEETPYNALLENYERGMTAASLRAIFEVLGNRQRALLAHSLDIMDREDRSWLDQSWDTARQWSFSETVLRDMGFDFQSGRQDKSVHPFTTNFSIHDVRITTRLSENDFFSALFSSIHEGGHALYEQGFREEDEGSFLAASPSLGLHESQSRLWENAIGRCLPFWEHYLPALRTLYPGQLDQVSAVDIYKAANHIAPSLIRVEADECTYNLHVILRFELESALIEDELDAADLPAAWNEKIERYLGLTVPNDGMGCLQDIHWSHGSFGYFPTYALGNLYAAQLLKAMEQAVPSLWEDIGQGQFQGCLEWLREHVHRVGNRKTAVQIIQEATGAIPGPDAFLEYLEAKIDALAALT, translated from the coding sequence ATGACTCAATCATCGGTTTTTGAAAAACTTACTGTACACATGTCCGATGTGGGCAATTTGCGTGCCGCTGCCGCTGTATTGGAATGGGATCAGGAAGTCTACATGCCTGTTGCCGGCGCTGCCGCCCGTGGTCGTCAGTTGGCGACCCTTCACGCCCACACCCATAAATTATTCACCCACCCTGATGTGGGGGACATGATTGCCCGTGCGCGGGATGAAGGACTGCGTAACAGCGACGAAGAAGCTCTCGTCAATGAGATTGCGTATCAATATGAACGGGCATCCCGTATCCCCGATAATTTTGTGCGCCGTTTTTCCAAAGCGCGCAGCACTGCATTACAGGCTTGGATCCAAGCACGCAAAGAAGAAAAGTATTCCGTCTTTTTGCCCCATCTCAAAACATTGATAGCGCTTTCCCGTGAAAAGGCTTCCTATCTCGGCTTTGAAGAAACGCCCTATAATGCCTTGTTGGAAAATTATGAACGGGGCATGACAGCCGCCTCGCTGCGCGCTATTTTTGAAGTGCTCGGCAATCGCCAACGCGCCTTGCTTGCGCACAGTCTTGACATCATGGATAGGGAAGATCGGTCGTGGTTGGATCAGTCTTGGGATACTGCGCGGCAATGGTCTTTTAGTGAAACCGTTCTGCGCGATATGGGTTTTGATTTTCAATCGGGACGCCAAGACAAGTCTGTTCATCCCTTTACAACCAATTTTTCCATTCATGACGTGAGAATCACCACACGCTTGTCTGAGAACGATTTCTTTTCCGCCCTCTTCAGTTCTATTCATGAGGGCGGTCATGCTCTTTATGAGCAAGGTTTCCGTGAGGAAGACGAAGGCAGCTTCTTGGCGGCGTCGCCGTCGCTGGGACTCCACGAATCCCAATCACGGCTCTGGGAAAATGCCATTGGCAGATGTCTGCCCTTTTGGGAGCATTATCTGCCTGCTTTGCGTACCCTCTACCCCGGACAATTGGATCAGGTGAGTGCCGTTGATATCTACAAAGCGGCGAATCACATTGCGCCGTCATTGATTCGAGTTGAAGCCGACGAATGCACGTACAACCTTCACGTTATCCTGCGCTTCGAACTTGAGTCGGCATTGATTGAAGATGAATTGGATGCTGCTGATTTACCGGCAGCTTGGAATGAAAAAATAGAGCGCTATCTCGGATTGACCGTTCCCAACGACGGCATGGGCTGTCTTCAAGATATTCATTGGTCCCATGGTTCCTTTGGCTATTTCCCGACCTATGCACTCGGCAACCTGTACGCGGCACAGCTGCTGAAAGCTATGGAACAGGCCGTACCTTCTCTGTGGGAAGATATCGGACAAGGTCAATTCCAAGGCTGTTTGGAATGGCTGCGCGAACATGTACATCGTGTAGGTAATCGTAAAACTGCAGTACAAATAATTCAGGAGGCGACCGGAGCAATCCCCGGCCCGGACGCCTTTTTGGAATATCTCGAAGCAAAGATTGATGCTCTTGCCGCATTGACCTGA